The Granulicella sibirica genome has a segment encoding these proteins:
- a CDS encoding sigma-54-dependent transcriptional regulator — protein MNAGTNASGAPGGVRTVVVASADSSLRARLRVSLTGLRWQVREANGGAEAMAQMDMARPEALLMDTWLPDLEAGEFAGLVRSMFPAVDLLRVDGAAEPGGVRSPRRNELLHALREARDTGGVVERVELEEAHGLTVVPPIRETRVSGGGATAGLPELVGESMVMQDLGMMIRLVAPRTATVLIEGETGTGKEVVAKAVHRMSARALKSFTVLNCAAIPESLLEAELFGHTRGAFTGAVQSRTGRIEAAHGGTLFLDEIGEMPLGLQAKMLRFLECGELQRVGDNEVMRVDVRVIAATHQMLEKRADEGTFRLDLYHRLAVFPLTVPALRERAEDIPALVEFFLDAMGKDAPRKRISARAIEMLVEYAWPGNVRELMHVLERGAILAGDRQVIDEADIRIRRRR, from the coding sequence ATGAACGCAGGTACGAATGCCAGCGGGGCTCCGGGCGGAGTGCGGACAGTTGTGGTAGCGAGCGCGGATTCTTCATTGCGTGCGAGGTTGCGGGTGAGCCTCACCGGGCTGCGATGGCAGGTGCGGGAGGCGAATGGGGGGGCTGAGGCCATGGCGCAGATGGACATGGCCAGGCCGGAGGCACTGTTGATGGATACCTGGCTGCCGGATCTTGAGGCGGGCGAGTTCGCCGGGCTGGTGCGATCGATGTTCCCAGCGGTCGATCTGCTGCGGGTGGATGGCGCGGCGGAGCCTGGAGGCGTAAGAAGCCCGAGGCGCAATGAACTGCTGCATGCCCTGCGCGAGGCGCGGGACACTGGTGGAGTGGTTGAGCGGGTAGAGCTCGAGGAAGCGCATGGGCTGACTGTCGTCCCTCCTATAAGGGAGACGCGAGTGTCTGGCGGTGGGGCGACTGCCGGGCTGCCGGAGCTGGTGGGGGAAAGCATGGTGATGCAGGACTTAGGGATGATGATCCGACTCGTGGCTCCGCGTACTGCGACGGTTTTGATTGAAGGAGAGACGGGGACGGGGAAAGAGGTCGTTGCGAAGGCTGTCCATCGGATGAGTGCGCGGGCGTTGAAGAGTTTTACGGTTTTGAATTGCGCGGCGATTCCGGAGTCGCTGCTGGAGGCGGAGCTGTTTGGGCATACTCGTGGTGCGTTTACGGGTGCGGTGCAGTCGCGAACCGGCCGGATTGAGGCGGCGCATGGGGGGACGCTATTCTTGGATGAGATCGGCGAGATGCCACTTGGTCTGCAGGCGAAGATGCTGCGGTTTCTGGAGTGTGGGGAGCTTCAGAGGGTCGGAGATAACGAGGTGATGCGGGTCGATGTGCGGGTGATCGCGGCGACGCACCAGATGCTGGAGAAGAGGGCTGATGAGGGAACATTTCGGCTCGACCTCTACCACCGGCTCGCGGTGTTTCCGCTGACTGTTCCTGCGCTGCGGGAGAGAGCGGAAGATATCCCGGCCCTGGTGGAGTTCTTTCTCGATGCTATGGGGAAGGATGCGCCACGAAAACGTATCTCCGCGAGAGCGATAGAGATGCTCGTGGAGTATGCGTGGCCGGGAAACGTAAGGGAATTGATGCATGTGCTGGAGCGCGGGGCGATCCTTGCGGGGGATCGGCAAGTGATCGACGAGGCGGATATTCGGATCAGGCGACGACGGTAG
- a CDS encoding DUF4097 family beta strand repeat-containing protein, giving the protein MKIQTIALTLTLASTSAFAADRNFDRTVPTGNAPNVSVSTGSGYVHIHPGNDNQVHVTGHIHSSNGGWFSSSNDIDHRLQEIADNPPIHQNGNDLIIGERQTRDLFRNISIDYEITLPRNSILSTFTGSGDIETQDVAQSVRAETGSGSLRIRGVHGSASLHSGSGDIELEQSAQGDTKLETGSGSIRAHGVNGGLQAESGSGDIEIYGRPATDWRLQTGSGSIRLTLGNDARFNVNASTGSGSIRVQQSVSQMANNNGHHLTASVNGGGPNLRASTGSGDIEIK; this is encoded by the coding sequence ATGAAAATCCAGACCATCGCCCTGACCCTAACCCTGGCCTCCACCAGCGCCTTCGCTGCAGACCGCAACTTCGACCGCACCGTCCCCACCGGCAACGCACCCAACGTCTCCGTATCCACCGGCTCCGGCTACGTTCACATCCATCCCGGCAACGACAACCAGGTCCACGTCACCGGCCACATCCACTCCAGCAATGGCGGCTGGTTTTCAAGTTCGAATGACATCGATCACCGTCTGCAAGAGATCGCCGACAACCCACCCATCCACCAGAACGGCAACGACCTCATCATCGGCGAGCGCCAGACCCGCGATCTCTTCCGCAACATCTCCATCGACTATGAGATCACCCTCCCCCGCAACTCCATCCTCAGCACCTTCACTGGCTCCGGCGACATTGAAACCCAGGACGTAGCCCAGAGCGTCCGCGCCGAAACCGGCTCCGGCTCCCTCCGCATCCGCGGCGTCCACGGCTCCGCCAGCCTCCACTCCGGTTCCGGCGACATCGAGCTCGAGCAGTCCGCCCAGGGCGACACGAAGCTTGAAACCGGCTCTGGCAGCATCCGCGCTCACGGTGTCAATGGCGGCCTCCAGGCCGAATCCGGCTCCGGCGACATCGAGATCTACGGCCGCCCCGCCACCGACTGGCGTCTCCAGACCGGCTCCGGCTCCATCCGCCTCACCCTCGGCAACGATGCCCGCTTCAACGTCAACGCCAGCACCGGCTCCGGAAGCATCCGCGTCCAGCAGTCGGTCAGCCAGATGGCGAACAATAACGGCCACCACCTGACCGCCTCCGTCAACGGCGGAGGCCCCAACCTACGCGCCAGCACCGGCTCCGGCGATATCGAAATCAAGTAA
- the fliG gene encoding flagellar motor switch protein FliG encodes MATAQSAVPGPMLLPQEAGFAPANIPGLRKAAILMVTLGDELAKKMFQSLSESNVQRVTDEIMRLHEVSSVETTQVITEFYGLLETQQYIGKGGPDYAKKLLTEAFGQKRADELLDQVRLIKDRSAGDLKILQKMDPQQLSKFLENEHPQTVALVLAHLDAKRGSKVLMHLRNEMRVDAVRRLAEMRQFSPEMAQQVALVLHRRMEALGTTPKRSYSGFKVVADLLNLLDQDASKVILEEIETSEPQVAIGIRTLMFTFDDLLTVPPQSIRELVGAADKKVLALSLKGAKDNIQAHLFKAMSSRAVEMLKEDMEVMGPVRSKDVNAAQQEFLNLARKLESEGRMVLRLEVEDV; translated from the coding sequence ATGGCGACAGCTCAAAGTGCGGTACCGGGTCCGATGCTTCTGCCGCAGGAGGCAGGCTTTGCGCCGGCGAACATCCCGGGATTGCGCAAGGCTGCGATCCTCATGGTGACGCTTGGGGATGAGTTGGCGAAGAAGATGTTTCAGAGCCTCTCGGAAAGTAATGTACAGCGCGTGACGGACGAGATCATGCGTTTGCACGAAGTGTCTTCTGTCGAGACGACGCAAGTTATCACCGAGTTCTATGGGCTGCTCGAAACGCAACAGTATATCGGCAAGGGTGGACCGGATTATGCGAAGAAGCTGCTGACCGAGGCATTCGGGCAAAAGCGTGCGGACGAACTGCTCGACCAAGTTCGCCTGATCAAGGATCGGTCCGCAGGTGATCTTAAAATCCTTCAGAAGATGGACCCCCAGCAGTTGAGTAAGTTTCTTGAGAATGAGCATCCTCAGACAGTGGCGCTCGTGCTGGCGCATCTCGACGCGAAGCGCGGGTCGAAGGTGTTGATGCATCTTCGAAACGAGATGCGTGTGGATGCGGTGAGGCGGCTTGCGGAGATGAGGCAGTTCTCGCCGGAGATGGCTCAGCAGGTTGCGCTTGTGCTGCACCGCAGGATGGAGGCGCTTGGGACTACTCCGAAGCGATCGTACTCAGGCTTTAAGGTGGTGGCGGACCTTCTGAACCTCCTGGATCAGGATGCAAGCAAGGTGATCCTCGAAGAGATCGAGACGAGCGAACCTCAGGTGGCAATCGGGATTAGAACGCTGATGTTTACATTCGATGACCTATTGACCGTTCCCCCACAGAGTATTCGCGAGTTGGTTGGTGCGGCGGACAAGAAGGTACTTGCGCTATCGCTGAAGGGCGCCAAAGACAACATCCAGGCACATCTCTTCAAGGCGATGAGCTCCCGCGCCGTGGAAATGCTGAAGGAAGACATGGAAGTCATGGGGCCTGTTCGCAGCAAGGATGTAAACGCGGCGCAGCAGGAGTTCCTGAACCTCGCTCGGAAGCTCGAGAGCGAAGGCAGGATGGTCTTGCGGTTGGAGGTGGAAGATGTTTAA
- a CDS encoding response regulator transcription factor, producing MRVLVVEDDAALGLFLQKGLAMDGHEVARVGDGDAALEHVASERPDLMVLDLGLPKRDGMDVLRGMQGLYTAMAVIVLTGRAQVEERVQCLNLGADDLLMKPFSLHELTARCRALLRRREQFADPLLRSGDLVLNRMERKVTRAGAVVELTTKEFALLEFLMQRQGRCCGRSELLREVWQMSPDAGTNVVDVYVNYLRKKLSAACPALSDAATVTVIETVRGEGYQIGSGVDLRPGSVGKKEPARDEMGERRASPAIDTVGRPSPWLPGVRIVA from the coding sequence ATGCGGGTACTTGTGGTCGAAGATGATGCTGCTTTGGGGCTGTTTCTGCAAAAGGGTCTTGCGATGGATGGGCATGAGGTGGCCCGGGTTGGAGATGGAGATGCGGCGCTCGAACACGTGGCATCCGAGAGGCCGGATTTGATGGTTCTGGACCTTGGGCTGCCGAAAAGAGATGGCATGGATGTGCTTCGAGGCATGCAGGGGTTGTATACGGCCATGGCGGTGATTGTGCTCACGGGGCGGGCGCAAGTGGAGGAGCGGGTTCAATGCCTGAACCTCGGGGCGGACGACCTGCTGATGAAGCCTTTCTCGCTGCACGAACTGACGGCTCGTTGCAGGGCTCTGCTGCGACGGAGAGAACAGTTTGCCGATCCGCTTCTGCGGTCCGGCGACCTTGTCTTGAATCGCATGGAGCGGAAGGTAACGAGGGCTGGGGCGGTGGTGGAGCTGACGACGAAGGAGTTTGCGCTGCTCGAATTTCTGATGCAACGGCAGGGCAGGTGTTGCGGACGGAGCGAGTTGCTGCGTGAGGTCTGGCAGATGTCTCCGGATGCGGGGACGAATGTGGTGGATGTGTATGTGAACTACTTGCGCAAGAAGCTTTCTGCAGCATGCCCGGCGCTCTCGGATGCGGCGACGGTGACGGTGATCGAGACGGTACGCGGTGAGGGGTACCAGATCGGGTCCGGAGTGGACCTCCGGCCCGGAAGTGTGGGGAAGAAGGAACCGGCACGAGACGAGATGGGCGAACGACGCGCGTCTCCTGCGATCGATACAGTCGGTAGGCCGTCCCCATGGCTTCCAGGGGTGCGCATTGTTGCCTGA
- the fliF gene encoding flagellar basal-body MS-ring/collar protein FliF: MADAKQAGSAGEGNRTGLVKTDAGVPGAGIVAQARSVMTQLQGHVAAIPQKRRTWLLGGLLFVAAGCAGLAWYFQRADWRVLFSGLDPRDVQTVSQELGAAGIPFETTPDGSGVQVPSDMLDKARMEVAAKGMPQTGRLGFELFDKPNWVGSEFDEHVNYQRALEGELEHTIGSLGVVRSARVHLVLPQASLFTAQDKGAKASVVLRLRKASLSQDQADAIRSLVAGAVENLNPDGVTLVDAEGRVNLQAKGRGSAAEADVEQALEAKLVAMLEPIAGRDNVRATVNVSYDEGSMDRTDEVYDPTQSATLTMRKSEQIATGKAPAAGVPGTASNTPAASAPGSLQAAGAATAAGTPPLLKEQLPVYPQAGGGNQSSKEEQGTYGVTRHVVHSELGPGRVRRVTAAVVVNDRQVMDGTGKAEHPVWKPRTAEEMKRFEGLAQAAVGFDEKRGDDVVMSNVSFSSNSPEATPPIMTRFMDGATGFLHTEPALLRTGMMGLVAFGVVMFVLRPVAKEVTAAIRAPVLLASGSSLGTAGQTGTSAQGVGGLGVPTGGGELPAGSNESLLPERKRSSKQAQAMFDHVSDQIAREPAQSTRLLEAWIGAPDGSE; this comes from the coding sequence ATGGCGGATGCGAAGCAAGCCGGATCGGCGGGAGAGGGTAACCGCACCGGGCTGGTGAAGACCGATGCTGGGGTGCCTGGGGCGGGAATCGTAGCGCAGGCGCGTTCGGTGATGACGCAACTGCAAGGGCACGTTGCGGCGATCCCGCAGAAGAGGCGAACGTGGCTGTTGGGTGGGCTGCTCTTCGTTGCCGCAGGATGTGCGGGACTGGCGTGGTACTTTCAGCGAGCGGACTGGCGTGTGCTCTTTTCAGGTCTGGATCCGAGAGATGTGCAGACGGTGTCACAGGAACTCGGAGCGGCGGGGATTCCGTTTGAGACGACGCCGGATGGAAGTGGCGTCCAGGTTCCTTCGGACATGCTGGACAAGGCACGGATGGAGGTGGCGGCGAAAGGTATGCCGCAGACGGGGCGGCTGGGCTTTGAGTTATTCGATAAGCCGAACTGGGTGGGCAGTGAGTTTGATGAGCATGTGAACTACCAGCGAGCGCTCGAGGGGGAGTTGGAGCATACGATCGGGTCGCTTGGCGTGGTGCGATCGGCCCGGGTGCATTTGGTGCTGCCCCAGGCGTCGTTGTTCACGGCGCAGGACAAGGGTGCGAAGGCGTCGGTGGTGCTCAGGCTTAGGAAGGCTTCGTTGAGTCAGGATCAGGCGGATGCAATCCGCAGCCTTGTAGCCGGAGCGGTCGAAAATCTGAATCCAGATGGGGTGACGCTGGTGGACGCTGAGGGTCGGGTGAACCTGCAAGCCAAGGGGAGGGGAAGTGCGGCCGAGGCGGATGTGGAGCAGGCGCTCGAAGCGAAGCTTGTAGCGATGCTCGAGCCGATTGCCGGGAGGGACAATGTGCGTGCGACCGTCAATGTGAGTTATGACGAAGGAAGCATGGATCGGACGGATGAGGTCTATGACCCGACGCAGTCCGCGACACTGACGATGCGAAAGAGCGAGCAGATCGCGACGGGAAAGGCTCCTGCTGCTGGAGTTCCTGGTACGGCGAGTAACACGCCCGCGGCATCGGCCCCGGGGTCGCTGCAGGCTGCGGGCGCTGCCACGGCAGCGGGGACTCCGCCGTTGTTGAAGGAGCAGTTGCCGGTGTATCCGCAGGCTGGTGGAGGCAATCAGAGTTCGAAGGAAGAGCAAGGGACGTACGGAGTCACGCGGCACGTGGTGCATTCGGAGCTTGGACCGGGGCGTGTGCGTCGGGTAACGGCAGCGGTGGTGGTGAATGACCGGCAGGTGATGGATGGGACGGGCAAGGCGGAGCACCCGGTCTGGAAGCCTCGGACGGCTGAAGAGATGAAGCGTTTCGAAGGGCTGGCTCAAGCTGCGGTGGGTTTCGATGAGAAGCGCGGGGATGATGTCGTGATGTCGAACGTGAGCTTTAGCTCCAATTCTCCAGAGGCGACGCCACCGATCATGACGCGCTTCATGGATGGGGCAACTGGCTTCCTGCACACAGAGCCCGCGTTGTTGCGGACAGGAATGATGGGGCTGGTTGCGTTCGGCGTGGTGATGTTTGTATTGCGGCCGGTGGCAAAGGAAGTTACGGCGGCAATTCGTGCGCCGGTGCTGCTGGCGTCGGGGTCTAGTCTTGGCACGGCGGGGCAGACGGGCACGAGTGCCCAGGGCGTGGGTGGACTTGGCGTGCCGACCGGAGGCGGGGAATTGCCCGCGGGCTCGAATGAGTCGCTTCTGCCGGAACGGAAACGATCGTCGAAGCAGGCGCAGGCGATGTTCGATCACGTGTCGGATCAGATTGCGCGAGAGCCGGCGCAGAGCACACGTCTGCTCGAAGCATGGATCGGCGCACCGGATGGGAGCGAGTAA
- the flgC gene encoding flagellar basal body rod protein FlgC yields MNLFGLMDVSGSALKAERVRAEVVASNMANAETTRTEDGGPYRRHHVVFAADGNGSFGSVLGSHVGSGFPSIMSSNAAAGGVSVAGVMQDESVPLQRYDPGHPDAGPDGYVAYPDINPLTEMVDLMGATRSYGMNATAVQAEKGMITASLDLLK; encoded by the coding sequence ATGAATCTTTTTGGCTTGATGGACGTGAGTGGTTCGGCGTTGAAGGCGGAGCGGGTTCGTGCCGAGGTGGTCGCTTCAAACATGGCAAACGCGGAGACGACGCGAACCGAGGATGGCGGACCGTATCGGCGGCATCACGTTGTCTTTGCCGCAGATGGAAATGGGAGTTTTGGGAGTGTTCTTGGGAGTCATGTTGGTTCGGGTTTTCCTTCGATCATGAGCTCGAACGCGGCAGCTGGTGGGGTTTCGGTGGCAGGGGTGATGCAGGATGAGAGCGTTCCGCTCCAGAGATATGACCCGGGTCATCCGGACGCAGGGCCGGACGGCTATGTGGCGTATCCCGACATCAATCCGCTGACGGAGATGGTGGATCTGATGGGGGCTACAAGGTCGTATGGGATGAATGCCACGGCAGTGCAGGCGGAGAAGGGCATGATCACCGCTTCGCTGGATCTTCTGAAGTAA
- a CDS encoding efflux RND transporter periplasmic adaptor subunit, whose translation MNNKKRSKLWIWIPVVVVAVGGLAVTAIARGSKTKLEPSQIAKVERGDVAHSVVATGKVQPVTKVEVKSKASGIVTKLFVDVNAHVTKGQVLAQLDQQEILDQVAAQKAQLAAAESNAHAADAAITFDRVNAEAPDLPMFKHTYDRAREMSSAGVVSQQALDDAQQKYLSAANTRDKALAQITVDIAKLRQAQAQVAQAQASLKQLEEQLGYTTIISPMDGTVLSRDVEVGDAVSSILVLGSTATLVMTVGDTSQVYVQGKVDEAGIGKIYLNQPARIKVESFRDHTFLGRVTQITPLGVEKDNVTTFDTRISIENPGGELKANMTANAEILLEEHKGVLTVPEQAVLYDKDRKATIEVPDPNEKTGRRKLPVIAGLSNGTRTEIISGLKQDDPVVLQQ comes from the coding sequence ATGAACAACAAGAAGCGCTCGAAGCTCTGGATTTGGATTCCGGTCGTCGTCGTCGCCGTAGGCGGCCTCGCGGTCACTGCCATCGCTCGCGGCAGCAAGACCAAGCTCGAGCCCTCCCAGATCGCCAAGGTCGAGCGCGGAGACGTTGCCCACTCCGTCGTCGCGACCGGCAAGGTGCAGCCCGTCACCAAGGTTGAGGTCAAATCCAAGGCATCAGGCATCGTAACCAAGCTCTTCGTCGACGTTAACGCCCACGTCACCAAGGGCCAGGTGCTCGCCCAGCTCGACCAGCAGGAGATACTCGATCAGGTCGCCGCCCAGAAGGCCCAGCTCGCCGCCGCTGAGTCGAATGCCCACGCCGCCGATGCAGCCATCACCTTCGACCGGGTCAATGCCGAAGCCCCCGACCTTCCGATGTTCAAGCACACTTACGATCGCGCCCGGGAGATGTCCTCCGCCGGCGTTGTCTCCCAGCAGGCCCTGGACGACGCTCAGCAGAAGTACCTCTCCGCCGCCAACACCCGCGACAAAGCCCTCGCACAAATCACGGTCGACATCGCCAAGCTCCGCCAGGCTCAGGCGCAGGTCGCCCAGGCGCAGGCCTCCCTCAAGCAGCTCGAAGAGCAGCTCGGCTACACCACCATCATCTCCCCCATGGACGGCACCGTGCTCTCCCGTGACGTGGAGGTCGGCGACGCCGTCAGCTCCATCCTGGTCCTCGGCTCGACCGCTACCCTCGTCATGACTGTCGGTGACACCAGCCAGGTCTACGTTCAGGGCAAAGTCGACGAGGCCGGCATCGGCAAGATCTACCTCAACCAGCCGGCCCGCATCAAGGTGGAAAGCTTCCGTGACCACACCTTCCTCGGTCGCGTCACTCAGATCACGCCGCTCGGTGTGGAAAAGGACAACGTCACCACCTTCGACACTCGCATCTCCATCGAGAACCCCGGCGGCGAACTCAAGGCCAACATGACCGCGAACGCGGAAATCCTCCTTGAAGAACATAAGGGCGTCCTCACCGTCCCCGAGCAGGCTGTCCTCTACGATAAGGACCGCAAAGCCACCATCGAAGTCCCGGATCCCAACGAGAAAACCGGCCGCCGCAAGCTCCCCGTCATCGCCGGCCTCTCCAACGGCACCCGCACCGAGATCATCTCCGGCCTCAAGCAGGACGACCCCGTCGTCCTCCAGCAATAA
- the lexA gene encoding transcriptional repressor LexA — protein MAITRRQKEVIDFLSGFTQKNGYSPSYEEIASGLGLNSLATVHKHVTNLQNKGLLQRAHNRSRSIDVLPTRTSKKGFERLPLLGRIAAGRPVEAIETAESISLGDIIGNREVFALEVRGDSMRDEHIVSGDYVLVERTRTAREGEIIVALIDGADATLKRFYREGSMIRLQPSNNEMAPIYAPAASVSIQGKVLGVLRKYA, from the coding sequence ATGGCGATCACGCGGCGGCAAAAAGAGGTCATCGACTTTCTCTCCGGATTCACCCAGAAGAACGGCTACTCCCCGTCATACGAGGAGATCGCTTCCGGCCTCGGCCTGAACTCGCTCGCAACCGTGCATAAACACGTCACCAACCTCCAGAACAAGGGCCTCCTGCAGCGAGCCCACAACCGCTCCCGATCCATCGACGTCCTCCCCACCCGCACCAGCAAGAAAGGCTTTGAGCGCCTCCCGCTCCTCGGGCGCATCGCTGCGGGCCGACCCGTCGAAGCCATCGAAACCGCCGAATCTATCTCCCTCGGCGACATCATCGGTAACCGCGAAGTCTTCGCCCTCGAGGTCCGTGGAGACTCTATGCGCGACGAACACATCGTCAGCGGCGACTACGTCCTCGTCGAGCGCACCCGCACCGCACGGGAAGGTGAGATCATCGTCGCTCTGATCGACGGTGCCGACGCCACCCTCAAGCGCTTCTATCGTGAAGGCAGCATGATCCGTCTCCAGCCCTCGAACAATGAGATGGCCCCCATTTACGCCCCCGCCGCCAGCGTCAGCATCCAGGGCAAGGTCCTCGGAGTACTCCGCAAGTACGCCTGA
- the fliE gene encoding flagellar hook-basal body complex protein FliE: protein MVVGAAGVSDALKSVASAAGMASATSGAAGGPPFGGMLRSMVDQTATLDQKASDAITGLLNGSGVEVHDAMIAGQKADMAFQLALQVRNKAVAAYQQMMTMQF, encoded by the coding sequence ATGGTGGTTGGAGCGGCTGGTGTTTCGGATGCGCTCAAGAGCGTGGCGAGTGCGGCGGGGATGGCGTCTGCGACGTCAGGGGCGGCGGGCGGCCCGCCGTTTGGCGGGATGTTGCGGTCGATGGTCGACCAGACGGCCACGCTGGATCAGAAGGCGAGCGATGCGATCACTGGACTGCTGAACGGCAGCGGTGTCGAGGTCCATGACGCGATGATTGCCGGGCAGAAAGCGGACATGGCTTTCCAGCTTGCGCTCCAGGTGAGAAACAAGGCGGTGGCTGCCTATCAGCAGATGATGACGATGCAGTTCTAA
- the flgB gene encoding flagellar basal body rod protein FlgB, with amino-acid sequence MQVTTPLSDALGLYLDLASDQLKLTAGNMANVDTPGYKTQGFDFDAEFARELSAQDPTGATTALEKAADVDGLVARPDGNNVSMDRESMQLAKSQLQFKTGVALLKREYANVMAAIHADANSR; translated from the coding sequence ATGCAGGTTACGACGCCTTTGAGTGATGCGCTTGGACTGTACCTTGACCTGGCGAGCGACCAGCTCAAGCTGACGGCAGGCAACATGGCGAACGTCGATACGCCGGGATATAAGACCCAGGGCTTCGACTTCGACGCGGAGTTTGCGCGGGAGTTGAGTGCGCAGGATCCGACGGGAGCAACGACAGCCCTGGAGAAGGCCGCGGATGTGGATGGGCTGGTGGCCCGGCCGGATGGAAACAATGTGTCGATGGACCGGGAATCCATGCAACTGGCGAAGTCACAATTGCAATTCAAGACGGGGGTGGCGTTGTTGAAGCGCGAGTACGCCAACGTGATGGCAGCTATCCATGCGGATGCTAACAGCCGGTAG
- a CDS encoding HAD family hydrolase gives MTVTANPRLLIFDLDGTLIDSRQDLCNSVNATLAHLGRSALPDAVIASYIGDGASMLIRRALGDPDQVEESHLNQAISFFLDYYRIHKLDFTYVYPGVLEALASIRGAHPTVPMAVLTNKPVHPSRDICAHFGLDRFFFQNYGGNSFHTKKPDPHGIQTLIAEANALAPNAEPITPAQTVMIGDSDVDILTARNAGARSLGCTFGLSPHALAAAQPEATVDSPTEWPATLFA, from the coding sequence ATGACTGTTACGGCCAATCCCCGCCTCCTGATCTTCGACCTCGATGGCACCCTGATCGACTCCCGTCAGGATCTCTGCAACTCGGTCAACGCCACCCTCGCTCACCTCGGCCGCTCCGCCCTCCCCGACGCCGTCATAGCCAGCTACATCGGCGACGGAGCTTCGATGCTCATCCGCCGCGCCCTCGGCGATCCGGATCAGGTAGAAGAATCTCATCTCAACCAGGCGATCTCCTTCTTTCTCGACTACTATCGCATCCACAAGCTCGACTTCACCTACGTCTACCCCGGCGTCCTCGAAGCCCTCGCATCGATCCGTGGCGCCCACCCCACGGTCCCCATGGCCGTCCTCACGAACAAGCCCGTCCACCCCTCGCGAGACATCTGCGCCCACTTCGGCCTCGATCGTTTCTTCTTCCAGAATTACGGCGGGAACTCCTTCCACACCAAGAAGCCCGACCCACACGGCATTCAAACCTTGATCGCCGAAGCCAACGCTTTAGCCCCCAATGCCGAACCCATCACCCCGGCGCAGACTGTTATGATCGGCGACTCGGACGTCGACATTCTCACCGCCCGCAATGCCGGCGCTCGCTCCCTTGGCTGCACCTTCGGACTCTCGCCACACGCCCTGGCCGCCGCTCAACCTGAAGCAACAGTCGATTCACCCACCGAGTGGCCCGCCACCCTCTTCGCCTAG